The stretch of DNA GCTTTGATATCATCTTTGGATAGGGAGTTCACAAGCGCTAGATAACTTGAATGGTTATCTTCTCCATAGAAATATTTAGAACCTAATATGCCCACCCAATAGCCGTTTTGTTTTTCATCCTCTTGGAATTTCTTTACCATATATTCTTTTACTTTCAGGAAGTCTGTATCTTCAGGGCCGTTCTCAGCTATCTTATTTATTTCGCGGCTGATAATAGGTGTTATTGAAGCGACTCTTTCAGGATCAGTATCAAAAGACATTTGCAATACACTCTGACCTGCCGGAATGCGAGAGATCCAAGAGCGTACCCCAACGCCATACGTACCGCCGGCTTCTTCTCTTACTGTACGCACATATACAATATCCAATATTTGCTTAAGCGCAGATAATGCAATTTGATTCTTTTGCTCATAGTTCAGAGTTCCGCTATACATTTCGAATGCAGATGTTTTTGGCGTTTTCATCTCTTGTTCGAAGACATTTTCAACGTGTCCTTTGCGTATATTCGAATCTACATTCTTGTATTTGGCATCTTTGTTTCCTGATGGTAACGAAGCAAGATATTGTTCTACTAATGGTTTCAGAATAGCTTCGTCTACTGTACCCACAAAGTTGAAAACAAATGAACCTGGATTTGCATATATTTCTTTGTATATTTCAATAATACGATCGTAGTTCAATTTTTCTGCATCTTCTAACAACATAACTTGCATGCGCGGGTTGTCTCCATACATGGCTTTAGTCTTGTTGATATTCAAGATGAAGGAAGGTTCGGATGTCAGGTTCTTCAGCTGATTTTTGATCAAATCCATAATGTTGGAGTATGCGCCTTCATCTTTACGTGGAGCTGTAAAATATAGATAAGTCAACTGAAGCATTGTTTCCAAATCCTTCATGTTTGAAGATCCATTGAACCCTTGTGTATAAGCAGATATATTATTGTTTACATTCGCTGATTTGCCAGCCAATACTTTCTTGAGATCTGTAGAGCTGAAATTGCCAATACCGCCTACTGATGGAACCATTGAAGCCATATTTGCATTATAGATATCAGCGTCAGGAACGATAGAAGTTCCTCCATAAGCATGAGCAGACATCAGTATCTCGTCATCTTTAAAGTCTGTTTTCTTAATAACTACTTTCATGCCGTTCGATAGTGTCCATATCGTAGTTCCTAGGGTGTTGTCAGCTTCGGTCTTTACGATAGATCCCGGTTTTGGTAATTGGCTTACAAGAGGTTCGTTAGATACGGCTTCTTGGTATGCTGTAATATTTTCGGCTTCTACTTTCTTAAATACATTCAATAACTCATCTGTTGCCGGATATACAAGTCCTTCTTTCTCAGGGCCTGTTACGGTAATGATAATGTTCTTATCCGCAATCAGTTGTTTTACAACAGCGTTAATTGCTTGAGCATTAATAAACGGAGCAAACTTCTTAACGAAATCATATTCGTATTCGATACCCGGTATGCCTTCATCGCCGGTAAAGCTTCTTACATATTCTTGAACGTATCTGTTGTTAAGCTCTTTATTTCTGTTGTTATACATATTTTCATATTGTTCCAATAAAGTAGCTTTCGCTCTTTCTACTTCAGCATCAGTATATCCGAATCTTTTGATGCGTTCATTTTCTCTTATCAGGCTCGCTAAAGTCTCATCAACCTTTCCTTCCTTACTTAGAGCAATAGTGGTCCATGCATCTTTTGTTTTCGATACGAAGAACTCTCCATCGTATGCATAGGATGCAGCAAAGGGAGCATCTCCTTTTTGAGATATTTCCTCTAAGCGATCTGATAGCATATTCGAAGCAAGGCTTTTTATGAAGCTAATAATCAGACCTTCCTGAGTTTGTTTTGTCTCAGCCGGTATTACATCGTGCTTAATATACAGAGTTACTTGAGTTCTTACAGCCTCGGGGTCGGTAATAACAGATACAATTGGTTTATCATTATCCGGAACAGGGAAGTAAACTCTTTCAGCCGGATTAACCGGTTTGGGGATATCAGACCACATGGCTTTTATCTTAGCCTCTACCTCATCTACATTAATATCTCCAACAATAACGATCCCTTGCAAATCGGGACGATACCATGTATGGTAGTAATCACGTAATGTCTGATAAGGGAAATTTTCTACAATTTCCATTTTACCAATCGGCATACGATCGGCGTATTTACTTCCTTCGAAGATAACAGGTAGCTGCTTATCCCATATACGGTATTGAGCACCGCTACGGGTACGCCATTCTTCCTTGATTACAAGTCTTTCTTCATCAATCTGCTCATCTTTCAGAGCGATAAATCCAGACCAGTCGTGCAATACCATCAAGCATGAGTCAATGATCGCATCACGTACTACGGGGACGTCATCCAAATTGTATACAGTTTCGTCAAACGAAGTGTATGCATTTACATTTGCGCCAAACTTAACTCCGATTGACTCCAGATAGTTTAACATAGTCTTTTTACCCGGAAAGTTTTTTGACCCGTTGAAAGCCATGTGTTCAAGAAAGTGAGCCAATCCTGCCTGATTGTCTTCTTCCTGCATAGAACCTACCTTCTGAGCGATATAAAAGTTAGCTCGTTTCTCAGGGTAGGCGTTATGACGGATATAGTATGTTAGTCCGTTTTCTAACTTCCCATATCTAACCTGCGGATCGATAGGTAGTTTTTCCATTGTTTGAGCTTTGACAAGTCCTGCTATGGCTAGTAAAGCGATAAAAATAAAAGACTTCCTCATATTATTAATGTTTAAAGTGTTATTCTATAGTTATTTTAGAAAGTACCGGCTTATGATCGGAGACGAAAGTTCCGTTTAAAGTGTCGGGCAAGACTACATAATCTTGTACCTTTATTTGTTTACTCACAAATATATAATCAATTAGAGGACGTTCGCTTTCAGCTAGTCTGCCAAAGTTGTGGAATGTCCAGTCTGTACCTGATGTTTTTAGGGCAATCGTTTTACTGTCTAACAAGTGATTAGTCTTTGATGCATCTGTAATATTCTTAATCGCTTCCGATTGCGGAGTATCATTAAAGTCTCCTGTAAGTACTATCGGCAGACCTTTTCCCAAGTCTTCAGCTTTCTTTAATAGTAAGTTTCCGCCTTCTTTTCGGGCAATCAATCCATCGTTATCAAGATGTGTATTAATAGCAAATATTTCTTTACCCGTAGCTTTTTCTTTTAGGATGGCCCATGTTGCCACACGTATATATGATGCATCCCAACCTTTAGAACCTGCTAATTCTGGAGTTTCGCTTACCCAGAATGTACCGGACTCTATAGCCGAGAATCTATCTTTTTTATAGAAAATGGGGCTGAATTCTCCTTTGTCTGCACCATCTTCGCGTCCTACGCCTATTGCTGTGTATTGGGGCAGGCGTTCTTTCAGGTCATTCATCTGGTTCAACAAAACCTCTTGCATGCCGAGTATATCCACATCATTCATCCGAACCATTTCAGCGGCATTATCTTTTCTGTATTGCCAGCTGTTAAGACTGTCGCTGGGAACATCCAAACGAATATTGAATGTCATAACATTCAGCTCTAAAGGTTTTGTTTTACAGGATGATATGAAAAGTAGTGAGGGTAGTAATAAGTAAATTAATTTTTTCATTTTAAGTACGTTAATTGAATGAAACTATTTATTGGTATTTGAAATTTATGTAAATAAATTATACAATTTGGGTAAGAAAATAATAGCTCCGCAGATGACAGATATTACAGACGATACAAAAACTGCAGCTGCGGCAAGGTCTTCTACTTTTTTTATAACTTCGTTCCACTGAGGTGATATATAATCACATATATTCTCGATGGCAGAATTTATTATCTCTAGGCTAAAAACTAACGCTATCAGAATACATATAACAAGCCATTCTGTATTTGATATTTTTAAAAGAAATCCCGCCGTAACTACGACTATTACAATAGCTATATGTATACGGGAATTATGCTCTTCCAAAAATAATACTCTCAAACCGTTTAGTGCATATAAAGCCGATTTAGAACGCTTTTTTAGCGAAAATTTTTCCGAACCTTTTTTGCTCATTTCAGGCAACCCTTAAATTGGAATACATTTGAATCGCTAATTTAGTAACAAAAAAATGATAAAAAGACAGTTCCTGCTTCTTTTTGGCAAATAACTTTTGCTTTTTATTTGTTTCTGATATTCGGTTTCTGTAATTTTGAATAACAAAATCTGAAAAATATGAAAAAGTACATATTCTTTTTATTATTGTCTATCGGATTGACTTCTTGTAATTTGAGTTATCAAAACAATCTGGAGAAAATGGGTGATGCTGTAAGGCAGCACATGAGGTACAGGGATACAGATAATGGGACTATAACCAAAGTGGAATACTTTAAGCCGATATCGTACGAAAAAATAGCCAAAGAAAAACGTCAGAAACCTGATGAGGCTTACTTATTGCGGGTATACATTCAGGGTACATGGTCTTATGACAACAGTTATAGGATATATAATATCAATGACACTGTCAATTGTTATCTGAACGAAGACAAAAAGGTGTTGAGGATGGATGAGAATAAAGAAAACTAAGAAAACTATCTTCAATATAGAAAATAGGAGGGCATTTCTTCTTTCATTTTAGAAAGGGAAATTGCCCTCTTTTAATATATCTGCTCGATTATTAAATTATTTCATGTAATTTTGTATTATTATCATATTTAAGATTATCGATGAATACTTTTGGAAATATATTCAGACTTACTTCTTATGGAGAGTCTCATGGTGCTGGTATCGGTGGAGTTATTGATGGTTGCCCTGCAGGGATAACGGTCGATATGGAGTTTATACAAAACGAACTAAACCGCCGTCGTCCGGGACAATCTAAGATAACTACTCCTCGCAAAGAAGCAGATGAAGTAGAGTTCTTATCGGGGATATATGATGGTAAAACTACCGGAGTACCGATAGGATTTCTTATTCGAAATAATAATCAGCATTCGTCAGATTACGATAACCTGAAAGATATTTATCGTCCCTCTCATGCAGACTATACATATTCTCAGAAGTATGGTATACGTGATCACCGTGGAGGAGGCAGGTCGTCGGCCCGTGAAACTATTGCTCGCTGTGTAGGCGGGGCATTAGCTAAGCTTGCGTTGAAGCAATTAGGAGTAGAAATATTGGCTTATACTTCGCAAGTGGGACATATAAAGCTGGAAAAACTATACAAGGATTATGATCTGTCACTTATAGAATCTACACCTGTACGTTGTCCCGATCAGGAGAAAGCGCAGTTGATGATAGAACTTATCGAAGAGGTTAAGTCGAAAGGGGATACTATTGGCGGCGTTATTTCGTGCGTTATAAAGGGTGCCCCTGTAGGATTAGGTGAGCCTGTATTTAATAAGTTACATGCCGCTTTAGGCAATGCTATGCTTGGTATAAATGCGGTGAAAGGGTTTGAATACGGCGATGGATTCGATGTAAATCATAGAGGATCGGAGGTTAATGATGTATTCTATAACGATAATGGTAAGATAGGAACTAAGACAAACCATTCGGGCGGTATACAAGGTGGAATATCAAACGGACAAGATATCTATTTTCGTGTAGCTTTCAAACCTGTGGCAACAATTTTGATGCATCAGGAGACTGTAAATAAAGATGGAGATAGCACAGACCTTAAGGCTCGTGGACGTCACGACGCTTGTGTACTACCTCGTGCAGTACCAATTGTTGAGGCTATGGCGGCGATGACTATTTTAGATTATTATCTTTTGAGCTGTACAAATCGTGTTTTCTTGGATAAGCTTTCTTAGGTGATCTCAGCCCTTTGATCAAGTGCTTAGTTGCTAAAATGGGATTGTGAAGTAGCATTCGTGGACCGGAGTACTTCATAATTTCTTTTATTCTTTCTCTCATTTCCGAACTATAGCAATGAACTTTACAGTTTTGACATGTGGGTTTATCCTCACCAAATATGCATTTCGTTAACTTTCTTTGTGCGTAATTGTTCAGTTTAGCGCAAGATGAGCATAAAGCATGACTTGTACCATGTTTATCTTTACAGTACAAGTGAATCATCTTTCCGATGGTCTTTTTTTCTGTAGTATTCATTTACAAAGAATCTCCTATATAGAAGATAGGTATAGTGATTATGATCAAAAATGATCGCTCTATTATTCAAAGTTAAACACAAGTGATATCATTCGTGTTTTTCCCGATGAAATCGCTTGAGTATATTTAATTAAATCTTTATCTGATAGATCTGATCTGTCTTTATTTACAACATCCGCTAGTCCGAATGAAAATTTTAATTCAGGACACAGTTTGAATAACGGTAAATACAAATTACACCCAACGCCAAATTCTAAACCATAGTCCATCGATTTGAAGCGGAGTATATCATTCTTCTTTTGTCCGATATTTAAAGCAGCATATGCCCCTGCAAGCAGGTAGGGTCTGAAATTTCCTGTACGGTCTGCGCTAAATTTAAGATAAAGAGGTAGTGTTAAATAATTACTCCTCAAGGCTGATTCGTATTCTTTGCCTGATGTTTGCTCTTTAAAAACAAAACGCCTTTCTCCAAAATGTAGAGAAGGAGTGGTACGAAGATTGAAATATTGATTCAAATATCTGTCGGCTATCATACCTACACTAAACCCTACCGAATAGGACGGTATTTCCGTAAACCAAGCTTCACCGTTATCTCCCACATAGCCCGAATGTGATATAATAAGGTCTTGCGCTTGGAATCCAATCATAAAGCCCAAATGATACATCTTTTGATCTGCAAAAGGTAGGTTTTGCGGTTTACGAGTCTGTGCCTGCATATTAATACCGAACAGGACAATAAAAGATAGGTATAATAGTATTAATTTCTGCTGTTTCAAAATTCAGTATTTATTTCTAATAACGTAATTTGCTGTTAGTTATTGCAAAGTACTTATTTTAATCTAGAAAGCGTAAAAATAGTAATTTCTTCATCTTATTGATGTAAAACAAAAACTATTCATAATTAGTTTATTGCCAGGTAAATAATGTTGAGCGAGCCTTTCGTAAATAGATATAAACAATATAAATATTAATAATATCTAATCCTATCTATTTTAGATACAGAAAAAACTCATTATATTTGCCAAATCAAAGTTAGTAATAATATTAAAAAACAAAAATCATGGCTTACGTTATTAATGAAGATTGTATTGCTTGCGGTACTTGCATCGATGAATGTCCTGTAAATGCAATATCAGAAGGAGACATCTACAAAATTGATCCAGATGCATGTACTGACTGTGGTACTTGTGCTGATGCTTGTCCAACTGAAGCAATTCATCCTGCTTAATTAGAATTATCAGGATAACAAAATATAAAGGAAGCTTTTTAGCTTCCTTTTTTGTTTTTATAGTAGTTGCCAAGAAAAGTCTTAGTCCTTTCTGTTTCTTATTGAATGCTTTGTTAGACTATAAAAGTGATTTGTTTGGGAATTGAGGGTGATTGTTATGGAATTATTCCAGATTGAGACTCCATATGATATAAATAATATGATATGAGAACTGTATTGCTGCTATCTATCTTTATGCTTATTTTTATACTAATATCTTGTAAAAAAAATCAAGATCGATCAATGATAGGGAATAGAGAAAAAAATTCTATATGTTGGAAAACTCTTAGAATTGAATCTCAAAATCAGGTAATAGTTATTGATAAATATGAGAATTATGGAGTTCGAGATACATGTGACCTTAAAGAGGTAAGAATCAATGAATCTGTCATCGAATATAAGCCTATAAATCGAGGACAAGAATATTTTGATATAACAGAACAAGAGAAAGATTCAGTGTTTTATTATATCTACGATATTGTGACAAATCCTGTTTATACAGAACAATTCGCGACCTGCTATGTAGGTAATATTTCTATTGGATTTAGTACAGGGAGTGTAACTCAATTATGTAAATATAATTCCGTTGGCAATTGGACTACAATATCACTTTCAACAGAGAAGTTGTATAATTTATTGAGAAGAAAAACAAAAATTTCAAAGTATTAGATTTCTGTCGAATGATAGAATGATCTTCTTGCATTCTTCAATGCTTGGTTTCACTGATCATACATTTACAAGTATTGTAAAATATTCCAAAATCAATATATATAACAGAAAAGCAATCTCATTTGAGATTGCTTTTCTGTTAGTTGCGGAGACCGGATTCGAACCGATGACCTCCAGGTTATGAGCCTGGCGAGCTACCACTGCTCCACCCCGCGATCTTGTGAGTGCAAAAGTATAGAAATAATCATAACATTCCAAATAAAAACGGGTAAATAAATAAATTATTTCTATACTTGCAAGTTACTTATTGATTACAAGGATGTTAAAAAAGGAAATATTTTACCATGTATAAGTAAGTCCAAAACCTACCATCTCATTATATTGAAAATATCCCCAATCTCCTTTTTTAGTCGGAGGTACACCATCGTCATAGCGCAGGTAGAAATAAATAGACGTTGATAAAAATCTATTTAGGTTCATTGTGTATTTATTCTCACATTCAAATAGTATTTTCTCATAGTTTGTAAAATACATAATTCGACTTGTGAATTTGTTATATCGGTTAAATGAGTATGATATATCTGCCTTAACAGTAGACCCTAAATCCAGTTTACTTTTCTTCCCTTCATCTACTCCATATCTCGA from Dysgonomonas mossii encodes:
- a CDS encoding M16 family metallopeptidase — protein: MRKSFIFIALLAIAGLVKAQTMEKLPIDPQVRYGKLENGLTYYIRHNAYPEKRANFYIAQKVGSMQEEDNQAGLAHFLEHMAFNGSKNFPGKKTMLNYLESIGVKFGANVNAYTSFDETVYNLDDVPVVRDAIIDSCLMVLHDWSGFIALKDEQIDEERLVIKEEWRTRSGAQYRIWDKQLPVIFEGSKYADRMPIGKMEIVENFPYQTLRDYYHTWYRPDLQGIVIVGDINVDEVEAKIKAMWSDIPKPVNPAERVYFPVPDNDKPIVSVITDPEAVRTQVTLYIKHDVIPAETKQTQEGLIISFIKSLASNMLSDRLEEISQKGDAPFAASYAYDGEFFVSKTKDAWTTIALSKEGKVDETLASLIRENERIKRFGYTDAEVERAKATLLEQYENMYNNRNKELNNRYVQEYVRSFTGDEGIPGIEYEYDFVKKFAPFINAQAINAVVKQLIADKNIIITVTGPEKEGLVYPATDELLNVFKKVEAENITAYQEAVSNEPLVSQLPKPGSIVKTEADNTLGTTIWTLSNGMKVVIKKTDFKDDEILMSAHAYGGTSIVPDADIYNANMASMVPSVGGIGNFSSTDLKKVLAGKSANVNNNISAYTQGFNGSSNMKDLETMLQLTYLYFTAPRKDEGAYSNIMDLIKNQLKNLTSEPSFILNINKTKAMYGDNPRMQVMLLEDAEKLNYDRIIEIYKEIYANPGSFVFNFVGTVDEAILKPLVEQYLASLPSGNKDAKYKNVDSNIRKGHVENVFEQEMKTPKTSAFEMYSGTLNYEQKNQIALSALKQILDIVYVRTVREEAGGTYGVGVRSWISRIPAGQSVLQMSFDTDPERVASITPIISREINKIAENGPEDTDFLKVKEYMVKKFQEDEKQNGYWVGILGSKYFYGEDNHSSYLALVNSLSKDDIKALTKQLVSQGNHIEVIMNPKK
- a CDS encoding endonuclease/exonuclease/phosphatase family protein, which encodes MKKLIYLLLPSLLFISSCKTKPLELNVMTFNIRLDVPSDSLNSWQYRKDNAAEMVRMNDVDILGMQEVLLNQMNDLKERLPQYTAIGVGREDGADKGEFSPIFYKKDRFSAIESGTFWVSETPELAGSKGWDASYIRVATWAILKEKATGKEIFAINTHLDNDGLIARKEGGNLLLKKAEDLGKGLPIVLTGDFNDTPQSEAIKNITDASKTNHLLDSKTIALKTSGTDWTFHNFGRLAESERPLIDYIFVSKQIKVQDYVVLPDTLNGTFVSDHKPVLSKITIE
- a CDS encoding diacylglycerol kinase family protein, which gives rise to MSKKGSEKFSLKKRSKSALYALNGLRVLFLEEHNSRIHIAIVIVVVTAGFLLKISNTEWLVICILIALVFSLEIINSAIENICDYISPQWNEVIKKVEDLAAAAVFVSSVISVICGAIIFLPKLYNLFT
- the aroC gene encoding chorismate synthase, with the protein product MNTFGNIFRLTSYGESHGAGIGGVIDGCPAGITVDMEFIQNELNRRRPGQSKITTPRKEADEVEFLSGIYDGKTTGVPIGFLIRNNNQHSSDYDNLKDIYRPSHADYTYSQKYGIRDHRGGGRSSARETIARCVGGALAKLALKQLGVEILAYTSQVGHIKLEKLYKDYDLSLIESTPVRCPDQEKAQLMIELIEEVKSKGDTIGGVISCVIKGAPVGLGEPVFNKLHAALGNAMLGINAVKGFEYGDGFDVNHRGSEVNDVFYNDNGKIGTKTNHSGGIQGGISNGQDIYFRVAFKPVATILMHQETVNKDGDSTDLKARGRHDACVLPRAVPIVEAMAAMTILDYYLLSCTNRVFLDKLS
- a CDS encoding nitrous oxide-stimulated promoter family protein; this encodes MNTTEKKTIGKMIHLYCKDKHGTSHALCSSCAKLNNYAQRKLTKCIFGEDKPTCQNCKVHCYSSEMRERIKEIMKYSGPRMLLHNPILATKHLIKGLRSPKKAYPRKHDLYSSKDNNLK
- a CDS encoding porin family protein, with amino-acid sequence MQAQTRKPQNLPFADQKMYHLGFMIGFQAQDLIISHSGYVGDNGEAWFTEIPSYSVGFSVGMIADRYLNQYFNLRTTPSLHFGERRFVFKEQTSGKEYESALRSNYLTLPLYLKFSADRTGNFRPYLLAGAYAALNIGQKKNDILRFKSMDYGLEFGVGCNLYLPLFKLCPELKFSFGLADVVNKDRSDLSDKDLIKYTQAISSGKTRMISLVFNFE
- a CDS encoding DUF362 domain-containing protein, whose translation is MAYVINEDCIACGTCIDECPVNAISEGDIYKIDPDACTDCGTCADACPTEAIHPA